One region of Asterias rubens chromosome 5, eAstRub1.3, whole genome shotgun sequence genomic DNA includes:
- the LOC117290587 gene encoding muscarinic acetylcholine receptor M3-like: MALPNTSMLDYVTLSTTMTTSSNMSVALEYDDDNLTSSIPNMATDVPFETYRYILAATVAFLIFLVTVIPNTIIIILVVIDRKLRKLSNYYIISLATADCIVGALVMPCMASYTVLGYWALGGIICDLWIVFDFMCCTASMLSLCMISLDRYWAITQPLKHMGRRSRKRALFFVACIWTISAVCWVPAIAVFRFVDGNFAQENECSYLTDPIYVLMSSICIYYIPMFAMVFLYMKVYLAVKRQFRNMESLEDCKETKGDKFKGQVVGIDSTNGKSHRTYKRTDDPLELISTHTYQNHGFSSGRTSETQTSHCDSTLETKAVDLDITTGQNGGLDNSTTRLRPLNDTVTTLSLCVATMNPDSTAVELKKLRLRKIRAKYAEINRRTARTLGIIVVLFLICWLPFVVLFPINGFCECIPGKLYEASYWMAYLNSTLNPFLYGFSIDFRKAFRRLFCRKCISNIHEVSSFDDGILGENKT; the protein is encoded by the coding sequence atggCGTTACCGAATACATCTATGTTGGATTATGTGACATTATCTACCACCATGACAACATCAAGTAACATGTCTGTTGCTTTGGAATATGATGATGACAACTTGACGTCATCGATACCAAATATGGCCACCGATGTTCCTTTTGAAACGTACCGGTACATCCTCGCGGCCACTGTTGCATTTcttatatttcttgttactgtcATTCCCAACACGATCATCATCATATTGGTTGTCATCGACCGCAAACTGCGCAAACTCAGTAACTATTACATCATCAGCCTGGCAACCGCGGATTGCATTGTGGGAGCTCTGGTCATGCCCTGCATGGCCTCGTATACGGTGTTGGGCTACTGGGCTCTGGGTGGTATCATATGTGACCTGTGGATTGTGTTTGACTTTATGTGCTGCACCGCCTCGATGCTGAGTCTATGCATGATATCGCTGGATCGCTACTGGGCCATTACACAACCTCTCAAACATATGGGTCGGAGAAGccgcaagagggcgctgttctttGTTGCGTGTATATGGACCATATCAGCTGTGTGCTGGGTACCAGCGATTGCTGTATTCCGCTTTGTCGACGGGAACTTTGCGCAAGAGAACGAATGTTCGTATTTAACTGATCCCATTTATGTACTTATGTCTTCTATATGTATTTATTACATTCCCATGTTCGCAATGGTTTTCCTGTACATGAAGGTGTACTTAGCAGTGAAGAGACAATTTAGAAATATGGAGAGTCTTGAAGATTGTAAGGAAACGAAGGGAGATAAGTTTAAAGGTCAAGTTGTTGGCATTGACTCTACCAATGGAAAATCACATCGCACCTATAAGCGCACGGACGATCCCTTGGAGCTTATCTCAACGCATACGTATCAGAACCATGGATTTAGCTCTGGTAGAACGTCAGAAACCCAGACGTCTCATTGCGATAGTACACTCGAGACAAAGGCAGTCGACTTGGATATCACTACTGGACAAAATGGCGGACTCGATAACTCAACTACGCGCCTGAGACCATTGAACGACACAGTGACAACACTGTCTTTATGCGTAGCTACAATGAACCCGGATTCGACTGCAGTAGAGTTGAAAAAGTTGAGACTGCGCAAGATTCGCGCCAAGTACGCGGAAATTAACAGAAGAACCGCCCGAACCCTTGGCATCATCGTGGTCTTATTCCTCATCTGCTGGCTCCCATTCGTTGTCCTATTTCCCATCAATGGATTCTGTGAATGCATACCAGGGAAACTGTACGAGGCTTCCTACTGGATGGCCTACTTGAACTCGACCCTTAACCCTTTCCTGTACGGCTTCAGTATTGACTTCAGAAAGGCATTTAGAAGACTGTTCTGCAGGAAGTGCATCTCGAATATCCACGAAGTCTCCTCGTTTGACGATGGTATACTTGGTGAAAACAAGACCTGA